The stretch of DNA caataaagatcacaacaaaaaggatgatattacccctttaaatttctactacacctaatattgttggtagtataatttaatcacagccgtcggataaaaatagatcaatggtataaattaaattatactaccagtaaaatgcaccggagtccACCAGtttaaaatatgatgattAGTCAAACCTGTTGGTGGCTCCGTGGCAGTTCAAATTTTGCGTAATTTGTACTAGCTAGCTTAGTactccatatatttttatgaagcAATTTTACAATCATTGAGAAAGTATCAggaggtattaaaattttagtgtaaaatttggtatactTAGGTACTTTAAGGTAccaatttttacactaaaattttcacttaaaattttcattttcacgTATGTCACCTTTTCACCTATACTTTGCAAGAACTCTACCgcacttttttttccattacaTGTATGGCGCACGTTAGCATACACACCAACACATATGCATACACCTACGAATATACACTTTTTAATAGACAATTAAGAGATAAAAGGTACAATTAAACGGCTATTGATATTTTGTGGTAACAGAATTCAGAAATTAAAGACCAGGCATGAACTTGCTAGTATTGGTTGGAAAGATGTCTGAGCCGTACGATTCTAGCCGGTGGGAATCAAATCATGGTCTCTTTTAGTCTTTGACACAGCTGGACGCACGACGCTGTGTGTCCTTTGTTTGATGGATAATGCCAAGATTGTTCTTGTTGTTCTTCACGTGTCACCTATTTGAATTCAAGGCCAGGGAGGCAAGAATTTACCGGCAACTTTGAAATTTGACTGAAGGGCGGAATCAAGTCAACCCATTGCATGGAAAATAGTCACTCATACGGTTGATAGTTGTTACCATAACACTATCCCTTTGAGACCTTGAAGGTATACTGCTCTGTACCAAAATATTAAGCCATATATGgtgaattttcatatattaaatattatgcatcaactattaattttattaacataTCATCAAGAACTATGAAATTAACATCATATGATTTTAGGCCCAATCGGTTGGTCAAATACAAAAATTAcgccaaacaacatataagcgaaaaaaatataaattatggtTTGAAGTTTTTGATATTCTTGTTCATATCGACCTAAACATTAATACCGAGAAAACctcaaaaaattctaaaattatttttaaaacttcatgtttgtggagtgatatatctcaAGTTAGTCTATCTTGtcaacttattttaatttttgataatTATCTAGATAACATATCAAAAATGGGTAGATATCCACCTATGCGTTAAAAATCGTTCCAATTATTAATGTGAgagtataaatagatataaatatattgagttataaaaaaattgaaaagtcTATTTTAATTCCACACTACCAATAGGGGGCATTGGCGAACACCAAAATTGTATGCTCAAGTGAcgctaaatatatattgttagttTAATTATTAGCAAAAAATAacgttgtttttttaaaaaacaaacgtGAGCGTTTTTAGATTTTGGGTGAAGTACTTTGCAGTTggatttattgtttttttctcaggGTGTATTTGGTTCGTTTTTTGCATGCTTAGAACATATTCCTGGAGAACCATCTAGAAACATTAATTTGAACAATACGAGATGCTTTCATTAACTTCAATAGGAAATTAAAGAATGTAAGTAGGTAGGTAGGTGAACCAGGACAAATAAAGGAATATATGATAATTATAAGCTGCAAGAAGCACGCACACCGGCTCCTCTGATAGGGCTGCTGAAAACATGTCGTCACAGGTTGCTATCAATGAGATAATCAATCATATTCGAcacgtctctctctctctctcccctcccctgaTCAGTAGACAGGCAGACGCAATCTCACATTCTTACCTAAATCACTTTCTCTAACCTGCCATTACAGCCATGGATTCGAGTAAAGCAGCTAGCTCGGTCAGCTAGCACCAGTGAGCAAAAGGTCCTATGCTttccaagagaggaagaagcagCCACGTGAACAGAGCTGAAAAAACAGTGCAGGAACAActtccttgattttttttattttttaaacctttttaataaataattttattactaaacctcgggGCAAAATATTTTCAGTTATGAATCTTTTAGACACGCCACCAATATTGGTGTGGCGAAACAGCTTGCCACGTCATTATTGGTGGTGTGACAACATTGTTTTACCACGTGGGCCAACTAGGCTGCGCGACAACTTTATAttgccacgccaccgacactgacgtggccaaaagatttagttttgaaaaaaattacgcggtgatttagtaataaaattacttgctaaaaaggtttatttaataaaaacatttcaAATTCCTTTCGGTATTAATTCTAGCGTAGCAATGCCAAACTTTCCTCGCTAATTAATCACAAGATTAGTCGGCTAGCTAGTGATTAATTGTACACTGATTGTATTTGGACCACCCTAATCCATATCTTGGAGTTAAGCTTAACCCTAAAGTTTGGTCAGGGAAGCGCGATTTTATTGCATTCGTGCTTATAAAAAACGCACGAACTTTTGCGATATTCTCTACCGGGAAATTCTTTTTAGCACACGGCTGATGACGGTACAAACAGCGGCGGCGCTTCAAAAGGTGAGGCGAAGTGGTAGTATTTAGGACCTttcaccaccacctcctcccatCCCTCCTCCCCCTTGCACAAATCTCGCTGATGCTGTGGCAGCTGAGCTCTCcttgctctgctctgctctgcatTTCTCAcccatctctccctccctttctCCGTTGATCTCATTCAGTTCTTCTTCTCTAGATTGGCCATTCTCATTTTCGCTGGTGACATGGCGAAGGTGAGGCTCTCTTTCTCTTGGATTCTCATCTCTCATCCTGATGAACTCGTGTAGGATAGGACGATCTTTGGTTGGGTTGTTCAGGTGTtgggtggttttttttttttttttttggtttgtcaTGCACGCATtttctgaactctgaactgAGTCACTGACACTGATGCTCACGTGTTGGTCGTGTGCAGAAAATTGTGGTGAAGCTGGATCTGCATGACAACAAGGACAAGCAGAAGGCCATGAAGGCCGTCTCCTCGGTCGTCGGTACGATCGGGTTCTGTAACCTGTCCGTGATCGTCATTGAGGGCTCTGGAAATCTGAAAGTTTTTTGGTTTGGGTTTGTTGTGTCGTGTCAGGAATCGACGCCATTTCGATGGACATGGCGTCGCGGAAGATGACGGTGATCGGGATGGTCGACCCGGTGGACGTGGTGAGCAAGCTGCGCAAGTCGTCGTGGGCGGCCTACATCGAGTCCGTCGGCCCGGTGAAGGAGCCAGagaagaaggaggagaagaaggaggaggccAAGAAGGAGGGCGACGGCAAGAAGGAAGGCGGAGGAGGTGACGCCAAgaaggaggagggcggcggcgagggcaagAAGGAAGGCGAGGGGAAgaaggagggcgacggcgaagggaagaaggagggcgacggcgggaagaaggagggcgacggcggaaagaaggacggcgacggcgacaagaaggaaggcggcgacgacgcgaagGCCGCCAAGAaagaggacggcggcggcggcggcgagaagaagcccgcggcggtggcgccgatGCCGATGCCGATGCAGATGCACCACCTCCCACCACAGTACTTCAACATGGAGTACATGAACCAGtaccaccggccgccgccgccggcgtacCCGtacgtgccgccgccgccgcagtacTACTACGTGCGCAACATGAGCATGGAGGAGAACCCCAACTCCTGCGCCATTTGCTGATCAAACACCACGCCATGCATGCGTCAGTACTGAATCTGCGAGCACTTCTGCAGCAGGTACCCTCGTGTTCTccgtcgatcgatccatccatccagccATCCATCCGCCGTGCCTGTATAGTATATGATCTCGTGTTTATGATGAGACGAACAACAAGTTTGCATGGTCAAACCAGTACATAgtaatgctttttttttaatcttttgcgATCATAGAGTTCAATCCAGCTAGTACCTGAACAAAAATCAGGTGGGATTTACCCGGACTATaatcgtaaaagaaagtaaatcGAGATATAACTCAAGTACCATTTCGGAaagagttttatttttatcattcctTTTATACTTCGAGGTACCGGTGTCTTAgggtaccaaattgtttctgatcgtCGGATCCAACAGTGCATATCCTACTTAGCTAAATCCAATGATGAGAAACGATTTgctacctcgaggtaccgataccttaAAGTACAAAAGGAAATATGGAAGTAAAACTCTTTGAGAAATGATAAAAATCGCTCGTAATTGAAAATTCATGATGCTACATACAACAAGGCAATCAGCGACGCTTCAATGTTGAATGGTGAAATGgatggtgaaataaaaatttcactGGCTCCACAACTGTTGCCTCTTCTGGTGCATGCTTCCTACCACAACCAAATAATCATGTTTTACTTTCAAGCAAAGAGAGGGagcagagggaggagagagtgaTGGGCATGATAAAGTGAGGGAATATGCAATGCCCGATGGATGAGTGGTCATACATGTGGTGGCTGTTCAGACTTTGCTTTCTAGCTAGCAGCATTAGAAACCACACCACTGAGAAAACTTGGCATTTTCTCTCCCAATTGTAGCTCGACGCATGTGTATTACCAGCCTAGACATATGGAGCGTATTGATCATGTTTCTTGAGGACagttttaatttctttttggcAAAGACCAGCCAGACATGGAAGAAAGTTAGCATCTGTTGGCCTGAAAGATCTATGAGCAGTACGATTGTAAGCTGGTAGGAATTAAAATCATGGTCTCCTAACAGCTGGATGCACTACACCTTTGTTTGATGAACCATAACTCAAAACACTTTCTGTTTTGGGATTTTAAGGATATCTTCtctttagagagagagagcagataATTGTATTTGGGAGACTTCCTACATCTATATACTATTGTATGGTACTCATGATCTTCAGGTGGCTCAAGAAGTGCGGTGGTTGTATCCTATAACAAATATTGGCAATCCAGGACTAGGGTTTAATagtagagtttttttaccatctttgaaaaggtatctcaaggtattcTTGCGGTATCAAATCATTtatgatcgttggatctaacagttcacatcctactcagctagattcaatgataaaaatgatttggtacctcaaggtatcagTATCGTACTTTTTGTTGACCGGAACaaatctctaaaaatatacccaaaggtatcttgagataccataattttgcactaaaatttagtttcaGTTTCACAGGACTTACAatgtaccttaagatacctcaagatacttaCGGAGGATGATAAAAAGACCCTTAATAGGttagtttgaaattttagTCGTCCCATCTCCCCCAACCCTAAAGAACCCCTTTAAAACCCCAATAGGAAATTATTTTGAGTTCAACTTTTCAATTttcgtaaaattttttcaatttcaaaaaaaaaactaaacaaaatttcagaaatcattttttttctacggtTTGTGAACTTAGCAGATCATAACCCATTAGTcacaggatttttttttatcctgcGGGGACATATGTTTCAGAATTTAATCTGCTATTTCAGCAGTTCCATGTATGACGTCGTCtttagcacataattaattgcCCACTGCTGGTATGATCACGTAcgctaaaatcaaattgaagaTTAGTCGTCTAGCACTTTAGTGCGCactgattaattattattataggaccACGGTATCCATTCTATCTACGAAGGGCTGAGCAGGCAAAGTTTGATCACGGAAGCACACAATTAATTAGTTCTTCGTGCGTGCGCATACACTCATCAGAACAGAACAAAAAACACAGTGTAATGAACCACAGATATTACAGCGTTTCTTAATCATCAGGaagcaaattaataatgaggGCATGAAAAAGTTGGTAGTACATTTTAATTCCCAAACCGGACAGAAAAGAAACGAATTAATTGAAGCTGAAATACtgggatgcatgcatgcatatacgcagggaaaatttaactttttaccactatTATGAGTGGTGAAAACGTTGGAATTATTAATTGGGCTAAAGCCCATGTGTAGAATAATTCctagaaaaatcacaaaagctcatctcatggatgcatgtatgagaacatttagtaccaccttgctagttctatgagagtgagacCTACTTAAATAGGAGAGTGCTCTCTAGACTCTtgagcaaaaagaaaatagagcaACAcactcgctcgctcgcctggCTTGGGCACGGGCACGGGCCGAGTGGCGTGCACGCACGACATGCGTGTGTGAATGCGTGTGCATGCTGACCACACGTCGTATAAATACCAGACcgatacatgtttagatttgatctgtacatgttggttgatATATGTGCTGCCATGCTTTCGTTttacaatgtcatgatttattttggcgatagattaaatcattatatgcttatactttcaataatccaaaaaccttattataGGCACTCTAATTTTTCGATGGCTAGTTTTGCCGATGCACCGAGGCCGGATAAATTCACCGGTGTGCACTTTAAGAGATGGCAGATCAGGGTCACTCTGTGGCTGACGGCTATGAAGTGCTTCTGGGTTAGTACTGGTAAACCTGAAGGGGTTCTGACTGCTGAACAGCAGAAAGAATTCGAGAAAGTCACTACTATGTTTGTAGGAGGCATTCTTAGTGTTCTTGGTGATAGTCTTGTAGagtcatatatgcatatgactGATGCTAAGAAGTTGTGGGATGCGCTGAATACCAAATTCGGTGCCACTGATACTAGCAATGAGTTGTATATCATGGAGCAATTTCATGATATTAGGATGGTTGAAAACCGTTCTGTGGTCGAACAGGCTCATGATATACAAACCATCGCTAAGGAACTTGAACTCTTAAAGTGCGCCTTACCCGACAAGTTTGTGGCCGCGTGCATTATTGCGAAGCTTCCTCCTACTTGGAGAAATTTCGGCACTGCACTAAAACACAAGAGACAGGAATATTCCGTTGAGGGTTTGATTTCGTCTCTTGATTTTGAAGAGAAGGCTCGGGTAAGGATGCTGCGTCTAAAGACGATGGGGGACAGTCAAGTGCTAATGTGGTGTACAAGCCCTCTCACAAGAACAACGGGAAATTCAAAGCCAAGTAGAACACTAACTTCAAAAAGAAGGGTAACAATGAcaacaaagaagaaagaacTTGCTTCGTGTGTAGTATGCCTGGCCATCTGGCTAGGAGGTGCCCATGACGCAAGGGCATGAAGGCACGTGCTGGATAGACTTCTAACTCTGTCAATGTAACCATTGGCAAGACTGAAGATGGAACAGGGTATGGTAATTTTTCTACTGTTCTTTCAGTCAGTCAATCTACTAATTGGTGGGTTGATACAGGAGccaatgtatatgtttgtgCTGATATCTCATTGTTTACTTCTTATCAGGCCATCCGAGATTCCTCCGTCCTAATGGGGAATGGGTCGCATGCTTCTCTTCATGGTGTTGGAACGGTGGATCTGAAGTTTACTTTGGAAAAGATCGTGCAGCTAAAGAACGTGCAGCATGTCCCTACTATCGACAAGAATCTCGTTAGTGGTTCCCGTCTATGTAGAGACGGATTTAAGTTAGTGTTTGAGTCTAATAAAGTAGTCGTGTCTAAACATGGatattttattggtaaagGCTATGAGTGCGGAGGCCTGTTCCGTTTTTCCCTTTCTGATTTTTGCAATAAGTCTGTGAACCATATTTGTGGCAGTGTGGATGATGAGGCTAATGTTTGGCACTCAAGTTTAtgtcatattaattttggtttgatGTCTCGGCTTTCCAGTATGAGTTTGATTCCTAAATTTTCCATTATCAAAGGTTCTAAGTGTCATAGTTGTGTGCAATCAAAGCAATCTCGTAAGCCCCACAAGGCTGCCGAGGAGAGAAACTTGGCGCCATTAGAACTCCTTCATTCTGATCTGTGCGAGATGAATGGGGTGTTGACTAAGGGTGGAAAACGATACTTCATGACATTCATTGACGATGGTACTAGATTTTGCTATATGTATTTGTTAAAAATGAAAGATGAGGCTCCagactattttaaaatctataagGCAGAAGTTGAGAACCAACTTGatagaaagataaaaagactTAGATCAGATCATGGTGGAGAGTTTTTCTCAAACGAATTTGACTTATTCTGTGAGAAACATGGCATAATACATGAGAGCACGCCTCCCTATTCTCCCGAATCCAACGGGATTGCCGAAAGGAAAAACCGCACGCTCACTGACTTGGTGAATGCCATGTTAGATACCGTGGGGCTACCTCAAGCATAGTGGGGGGAGGCATTATTGACCTCGAATCATGTACTTAACAGAATTCCTAATAGAAATAAGGACAAAACACCATACGAGGTATGGATTGGGAGAAAACCATCACTTTCTTACTTGCGTACGTGGGGGTGCTTGGCAAAAGTCAATGTACCAATTCCTAAGAAACGTAAGTTGGGACCCAAGACTATGGATTGTGTCTTTTTGGGATATGCTCATCATAGCATTGCTTATAggttattaatagttaaatctgAGGTCCCGGACATGCATGTTGGTACAATTATGGAGTCTCGAGATGCCACTTTCTTTTAGAACCTTTTCCCAATGAAAGATGGACATAACACTTCTAGCCAATATTCTGAGATGGTGCCGAGTTCAATCACTC from Oryza brachyantha chromosome 12, ObraRS2, whole genome shotgun sequence encodes:
- the LOC102714140 gene encoding heavy metal-associated isoprenylated plant protein 39-like — its product is MAKKIVVKLDLHDNKDKQKAMKAVSSVVGIDAISMDMASRKMTVIGMVDPVDVVSKLRKSSWAAYIESVGPVKEPEKKEEKKEEAKKEGDGKKEGGGGDAKKEEGGGEGKKEGEGKKEGDGEGKKEGDGGKKEGDGGKKDGDGDKKEGGDDAKAAKKEDGGGGGEKKPAAVAPMPMPMQMHHLPPQYFNMEYMNQYHRPPPPAYPYVPPPPQYYYVRNMSMEENPNSCAIC